A window of Aerosakkonema funiforme FACHB-1375 genomic DNA:
GTGACTGGGGTAAATATAGACGAAAGCAGCGTTCCACCAACCATTTTACTTTCGCCTTCGACACAGCCATCTCAGGTTCCTTCTGCAAATCAAACTTACGGTTTGCGGTGTCCCAAATGCGATCGCATTTCACCCTACGAACGGTTAGATTTGGGATGTCCTTGGTGCGGTACTTCCTTAGCAGCAGCCGCAAGCGTTCTCATGACTCCCACGGAACTATGAATCCACAACCTTTGCAAATTCGTCTCAGCTGGGAAGACCCAGCCACAGGACAGCGACGAGAACCTTTATTAGCTGTCCCGATCGCACTGGGACGCGAATTTGCCCAAATGCCAAGCGAACTGGGAGGACGGCGCGTTTCTCGGATGGTGTTTGACAGTCCGGAAGTGTCTCGCTACCATGTCTCGATCGACGAAGAACAAGGTAGTTTGGTCGCGATCGATCGAAACAGTCAAAACGGCACTTTTGTCAACGGTCAGCGCCAAACGCGAACTACTTTGGCAAATGGCGATATCCTGCAAATTGGCCCCTATCGAATTACGATTTCCTTCGTCGCCAGTCCATCCATCTCCACGATTAATTTTCACCCAGATACCGATTTACCAGACCCTCGTCTGAATCAACCCCCAGTTGCAATAGCTACCGGTAGCACTTTTCCGCCACCAGCGTTTCAGCAATCTCAGGTATCTGTGCAAGAACTTCACGCCACAGGTTTACCGGTGGAAGAAATTGATTATGCTGCGATTGGCGCGGGATTGGGTAGCTTTGTTTGGGTGGATTTGCTGCGAATTTCTGGGGTGAAAATCGATCGAATTGCCGCTTTGGGAATGGAAGAAAAGCCTTATGCTCGTTATAGAAGATTGTGCATGAATTCTCAAATTCCCCTGCACGAAAGATTGCGATCGAATTCCGATTCCTGTCCCGATAATATTTGGGGTTGGCCTAGCTATGCTTTGCGGGAAGCTTGGCACGATCTAATTAAAGGAAAAGTGGGCGATGCTTTGGGATATTTATGGCAGGTATTTGCCGAACCGACATTTGCCCAAACTTATACGCCTCGTTCTGGAAATGTGTTCGATTCGATCGATCGCGAAGCGAAACGAATCGGTTGGGAACAGATATTTCGCTACGGTAGCGTCAGGGCAATTCGCAAAACTTCTGATGGCAGATATGCTATTGCTTATTCCCGTCGTCGTTCCAGCAACGCTGCGCCAGACTACCGTTTGTTAATCGCGCAATATGTCCAGCTTGCCACAGGCTATCCGGCAATTCAATTTCTCCCAGACCTAAAAGCTTATCGGGAAAAGACTGGTGATTTTGAATCCGTAGTAAATGCTTACGAACCGCACGATCGCGTTTATCAACATTTAGAACAGTATGGCGG
This region includes:
- a CDS encoding FHA domain-containing protein, which produces MNPQPLQIRLSWEDPATGQRREPLLAVPIALGREFAQMPSELGGRRVSRMVFDSPEVSRYHVSIDEEQGSLVAIDRNSQNGTFVNGQRQTRTTLANGDILQIGPYRITISFVASPSISTINFHPDTDLPDPRLNQPPVAIATGSTFPPPAFQQSQVSVQELHATGLPVEEIDYAAIGAGLGSFVWVDLLRISGVKIDRIAALGMEEKPYARYRRLCMNSQIPLHERLRSNSDSCPDNIWGWPSYALREAWHDLIKGKVGDALGYLWQVFAEPTFAQTYTPRSGNVFDSIDREAKRIGWEQIFRYGSVRAIRKTSDGRYAIAYSRRRSSNAAPDYRLLIAQYVQLATGYPAIQFLPDLKAYREKTGDFESVVNAYEPHDRVYQHLEQYGGTVLIRGRGIVASRIVQRIYEARQKNKLISLLHLMRSPKPQGNKFSSAQRQVDNHYEFQPFNWPKACWGGDLREMLAKAEPQKRQELLAAWGGTTTADRHDWKRIVQQGLSEGWYQITFGEVEKVERDNTQNRTVTYIQEKGLKGQIRLEADFIIDATGLDAHVTASPLLADIVDRYNLPLHDNGRLVVADDFEIVDLRNQRGRIYAAGAMTLGGPYAAVDSFLGLQYAALCAVDSLAAVRAPGLHRLNALSSLWQWLKWATMRSP